The following proteins are co-located in the Micrococcales bacterium genome:
- a CDS encoding Txe/YoeB family addiction module toxin — protein MLISWHESAWADYLMWQGRDKKTLRRVNALIRDIQRNGYKTTGKPEPLRGDLSGWWSVRIDSEHRLVFAIRNGVLEIYQCHGHYV, from the coding sequence GTGCTCATCTCGTGGCATGAGTCGGCCTGGGCTGACTACCTCATGTGGCAAGGCCGCGACAAGAAGACACTTCGCCGTGTCAATGCGCTGATCAGGGACATCCAACGCAACGGCTACAAAACTACCGGGAAGCCCGAGCCGCTGCGAGGTGACTTGTCTGGATGGTGGAGCGTGCGCATCGACAGTGAACACCGACTCGTGTTTGCCATACGAAATGGAGTTCTTGAGATCTATCAATGCCACGGGCATTACGTTTAA
- a CDS encoding DUF1016 N-terminal domain-containing protein, which yields MLRVYWQTERGILDRQADQGWGVKVAERLAHDLRQSFPDLGGFSRANLMYMRAFAKAWPEDAIGQQAVGQLPWGHNIMLLTKPKDLELRLAYAEAAVEFGGAIM from the coding sequence ATGCTTCGGGTCTATTGGCAGACCGAGCGTGGCATCCTTGATCGGCAGGCCGACCAGGGTTGGGGCGTGAAGGTCGCCGAACGCCTTGCACACGATCTACGACAGTCGTTCCCCGATCTGGGCGGCTTCTCACGAGCAAATCTGATGTACATGCGGGCGTTCGCCAAGGCGTGGCCTGAGGACGCAATTGGCCAACAGGCTGTTGGCCAATTGCCGTGGGGCCACAACATCATGCTACTGACCAAACCGAAAGACCTTGAGCTGCGTCTGGCTTACGCCGAGGCAGCCGTCGAGTTCGGCGGTGCCATTATGTAA
- a CDS encoding type II toxin-antitoxin system RelB/DinJ family antitoxin — MAGTTLVNIRMDAGLKQDMEDTCRELGMNMTTAFTVFARKMTRERRIPFDVSVDPFYSSANLEHLRSVRADAETDTNMDLHELIED; from the coding sequence GTGGCTGGAACAACACTGGTCAACATCCGCATGGACGCTGGCCTGAAGCAGGACATGGAAGACACCTGCCGCGAGCTCGGTATGAACATGACAACTGCGTTCACCGTCTTTGCCCGCAAGATGACACGGGAGCGGCGTATCCCCTTTGACGTTTCGGTTGATCCGTTCTATTCGAGCGCCAACCTTGAGCATTTGCGCTCTGTCCGCGCGGATGCCGAGACCGACACCAACATGGACCTGCACGAGCTGATCGAGGACTAG